In Cicer arietinum cultivar CDC Frontier isolate Library 1 chromosome 1, Cicar.CDCFrontier_v2.0, whole genome shotgun sequence, one DNA window encodes the following:
- the LOC101492700 gene encoding heparanase-like protein 3 gives MGYRVQLLGMYYLACFSFVVMSTVSETRDNKTVMKGSVIIDGNSVIGNIDDDFVCATLDWWPPEKCDYGRCSWGLASLLNLDLNNKIFLNAVKAFSPLKLRLGGSLQDKVIYGTEDYNQPCTPFIRKESEMFGFTQGCLPMPRWDELNDFFQKAGAKVVFGLNALTGKSIHSGSATGPWNYTNAESFIQYTVGKNYAIHGWELGNELSGSGVGTSISADQYASDFAALRDIVQNAYRDFDPKPLVIAPGGFFDATWFKEFISKSGKSLDVVTHHIYNLGPGVDEHLVEKILNPSYLDGEKSTFKGLKDILESTATSGTAWVGESGGAYNSGHHMVSDAFVYSFWYLDQLGMSAAYDTKTYCRQSLIGGNYGLLNTTNFLPNPDYYSALLWHRLMGRHVLSTTFSGTNKIRAYAHCAKQSKGITILLINLDNSTNFEVTYSNTKSLWHRKMSDNSKIMKLPLHSSSVTAREEYHLTPQDGNIHSQIMVLNGNVLSINSDGDIPPLEPLYVNSSKPITVAPFSIVFSHIPDAVVPACG, from the exons ATGGGTTATCGGGTTCAGCTTCTGGGTATGTACTATTTGGCATGCTTCAGCTTTGTTGTTATGAGCACAGTGAGTGAAACAAGAGATAATAAAACTGTGATGAAAGGGAGTGTTATCATTGATGGAAACTCTGTGATTGGAAATATTGATGATGATTTTGTTTGTGCAACTTTGGATTGGTGGCCCCCTGAGAAATGTGATTATGGTAGATGTAGTTGGGGTCTTGCTTCTCTTCTAAATCTG GACCTCAACaacaagatttttttaaatgcaGTGAAAG CCTTTTCACCATTGAAACTGAGATTAGGTGGGAGTTTGCAAGATAAGGTGATATATGGGACTGAAGATTACAACCAACCTTGCACTCCTTTTATTAGAAAAGAATCCGAAATGTTTGGATTCACACAAGGTTGCCTCCCAATGCCAAGATGGGATGAACTTAATGATTTCTTCCAAAAAGCAGG GGCTAAGGTTGTCTTTGGATTGAATGCACTTACTGGAAAGTCAATACATTCTGGTTCTGCAACAGGACCTTGGAACTACACCAATGCTGAATCGTTTATTCAATACACTGTTGGAAAGAACTATGCCATTCATGGATGGGAACTTG GCAATGAATTGAGTGGCAGTGGAGTTGGAACAAGTATTTCTGCAGACCAATATGCTTCTGATTTTGCGGCCTTAAGAGACATAGTTCAAAATGCATATAGAGACTTTGATCCTAAGCCATTAGTCATTGCTCCTGGAGGTTTCTTCGATGCAACTTGGTTCAAAGAATTTATAAGCAAATCTGGTAAATCTTTGGATGTGGTCACTCACCACATTTATAATCTTGGACCAG GTGTTGATGAACACCTTGTGGAAAAAATTCTGAATCCTTCTTATCTTGATGGAGAGAAAAGTACATTCAAAGGCCTGAAAGATATACTTGAAAGTACAGCAACCTCAGGAACAGCATGGGTTGGTGAGTCGGGAGGGGCTTATAACAGTGGACATCATATGGTATCCGATGCATTTGTGTACAGTTTCTG GTATTTGGATCAACTTGGCATGTCGGCCGCTTACGACACGAAAACATATTGCAGACAGAGTTTGATAGGAGGAAACTATGGTTTACTCAATACTACCAACTTCCTTCCAAATCCAGACTACTATAG TGCTCTTCTTTGGCACCGACTCATGGGTAGACATGTACTATCAACTACCTTCTCGGGGACAAACAAGATACGAGCTTATGCACACTGCGCAAAGCAATCC AAAGGAATCACCATACTATTGATCAACCTAGACAACAGCACAAATTTTGAAGTGACCTATAGCAACACTAAGAGTTTGTGGCACAGAAAGATGTCtgataattcaaaaataatgaaactACCTCTTCATAGTTCAAGTGTAACAGCAAGAGAAGAGTACCATCTAACTCCACAAGATGGAAATATTCATAGCCAAATCATGGTATTGAATGGAAATGTTTTATCTATAAACTCAGATGGTGATATCCCTCCTTTGGAGCCTCTATATGTAAACTCATCAAAGCCTATAACAGTTGCTCCTTTTTCCATTGTATTTTCTCATATACCTGATGCTGTTGTTCCGGCTTGCGGCTAG